The Geobacter metallireducens GS-15 region AATCGGTACCGAGGGTTTTCAGGTAGCAGAGGGATGCGAGCCGGTAGGCCCGGTCGGGGGTGGTGCGTCGCGCAAACACCGTGGCAATGGCCCGTGCCTGTCGTTGACGTTCATCCAACTCGATACCCTGATCCATGAGCCGACGGACTTCCAGGTCAACACCGGATTCGCTGAGGACCACCGTGACGGGGTCCCGGCGCAGAGCGGTCTGGTTGCAGGAAACACCAGTGAGCATCATGACTGCCGATAGAAGGATCATTTTTTTCATAGTTATTTTTTGGGTCGGTTTTTGAGGCTTTGCCGGACGGTCAACGAAACGGAACGGGACAGCGCGACGAACGCGCAGGACCGGCACCGGCCAATAACTCCTTTCCTTGATGTAGAGACGACTGGATTTCCAGGTCTCCCGGCTATGCGACAGAGTCGCCATGGTCCACGAAAATAGCTAACAAACATCCTTAATGAAGCAATCTCAACTCAGAAACAGCAAAAGGACCCAAAGCGGGTCCTTTCCCTGTGTCCGTTCTATTTTACGGACGAGTCGTGTTATACGGTAAAACAGCGTGCAATGTCAAGCTATTTTTTTATATTAGCCTGTATTTTCAACAAGTTACAAAGGCATTTTTCGGCATAGTGTTCATTTTTACAAATACTAAAACTGTACCCCCATGGCGTCGGCCACCGTGTGAATATCCTTGTCCCCCCGGCCGGAGAGGCAGGCGACGATGGTCTGCTCCCTCGGCAGTGTCGGCGCCAGCTTCACCACGTGGGCGATGGCGTGGGACGACTCCAGGGCCGGCATGATCCCCTCCTCCCGGGTCAGGAGCGTGAAGGCCTCCAGGGCCTCATCGTCGGTGACCGACACATACTCGGCCCGCCTGGAATCCTTGAGCCAGGCGTGCTCGGGGCCAACGCCGGGGTAATCAAGGCCGGCGGAAACGGAGTGGGCATTGGCTATCTGGCCGAACTCATCCTGGAGGAGGTAGGTCTTGTTGCCGTGGAGAACGCCGACCGTCCCGGCGCAGAGCGGCGCCGCGTGGGCTCCGGAGGCGATGCCGTGGCCCGCGGCCTCCACCCCCACCATCCGGACCTCCCGGTCATTGAGGAACGGGTAGAAGAGCCCCAGGGCATTGCTGCCGCCGCCGACGCAGGCAACGAGAACATCCGGCAACCTTCCCTCGATCTTCTTGTGCTGGGCCTTGGCCTCCCGGCCGATGACCGACTGGAAGTCGCGGACCATCACCGGATAGGGGTGGGGTCCCGCCACGGTGCCGATCACGTAGAAGGTGTTGTGGATGTAGGTCACCCAGTTCCGCATGGCCTCGTTCATGGCGTCCTTGAGGGTGGCGGTGCCGGCGGTCACCGGCGTAACCTTCGCCCCCAGGAGCTTCATCCGGAAGACGTTCAGGGCCTGGCGCCGGATATCCTCCTCCCCCATGAAGACCTCGCACTCCATGCCGAAGAGGGCCGCAATGGTGGCCGTGGCCACCCCGTGCTGGCCGGCACCGGTCTCGGCAATGACCCGTTTCTTCCCCATCCGCTTGGCCAGAAGCCCCTGGCCGATGGTATTGTTCACCTTGTGGGCACCGGTGTGGTTCAGGTCCTCGCGCTTGAGGTAGATCTTCGCGCCCCCCAGCTTTTGCGTGAGCTTCTCGGCAAAGTAGAGGGGATTGGGGCGCCCCACGTACTGGCGGAGGTAGTAGTCGAACTCCTCCTTGAACTCGCGGTCGTTCTTGTAGTGGTTGTAGGCCTTCTCCAGCTCCAGGAGCGCCGGCATGAGGGTTTCCGGCACGTAACGGCCGCCGAACTGGCCGAAGTGGCCCTGTTTGTCGGGTAATTTCATGGATATCCTCCATCGGTAGTATTAGAAATCAGTCGCACCGGCTGATATCGGGAAACTGCGGGCCATATATTGTCACACATCAGGAGGAGCCACATCAAGAGGCATTAACGGTCACCACGCATTCGCAGGCTCTCAACCGCGGCGCGCCGCCTCAATTGCGGCGATGTCGATCTTTTTCATCTGCATCATCGCATCGAACGCGCGTTTGGCGGTGGCGGTATCGGGATCAGTGACCGCCTTCGTCAGGGCGATCGGCGTAATCTGCCAGGACACTCCCCATTTGTCCTTGCACCAGCCGCACACGCTCTCCTGGCCGCCGTTGCCGACGATCGCGTTCCAGTAGCGATCCGTTTCGGCCTGGTCAACGGTTGCGACCTGAAACGAGAACGCTTCGTTGTGCTTGACCTCAGGTCCGCCGTTGAGCCCGAGGCACGGGATGCCCATCACCGTAAACTCGACGGTCAGCACGTCCCCTTTCTTCCCCGACGGAAAGTCTCCCGGTGCGCGGTACACCGCGCCGACAGACGAATCAGGAAAGGTCTGGGCGTAAAACCACGCCGCGTCCTCGGCGTCGCCATCGTACCAAAGACAAATCGTGTTCTTTGCTGGCTTGTCCATGTCACGCCTCCATCGAGATGAGCCACCCTAGGCCGAAGGCAACGAATGTGTCGCAGCCAGAGGGGCATTGGCTGGCCAACATTTCCGCGTCAACGTACGACAGAATTGTACCATTCCGGCGCGGGTTCGCTGTGCTTCTCATAGGCTGAGAGTACACAATTTACGACGATCCTCTATGGCTTAGTAAGCTCTTCGATAAAAGCAGCCATATTGGTAGCTTCGCTTAAGTCCTTGGTGAGGCTCAGCGCCTCAGCCGATATTTCCTCGCGTAGACTCAGAAACGTGTCGAAGCCCGTAAGGGGGCTAACATCGAAGTCGAAGTGCGCCATGTCCCCAGCTAGCGACCAGAGTTCGTGTACAAATCGGTCGGCTGAAAGATTATCCAGGTTGGTAAGCAAATCACGTCTGTGATCTTCGACCACCGCTTGTGCGTGCAGCATTTGGTTGACCCTTTTTATACGGCTCTTATTGCTTTGAGGCGATAATTGTAACGAGCCCCTTGTCAAGGGTGGCAAGAGTTAAATTGGCCTCGTCCGCAGAATCTGTGGGTAGTTGGCTGAAAAAATAAGGGCATTGCCCCTCCGTGAAGGATAAGATTGTTTTTGCGAGAAACGATCAAGTCCGACACGGGAGAAGCAATGCTTATCAAGACTGTACTGAACAAGTTCGAGCGTTTCAAGTCCTTCATTTACGGAGATTGCCGACTGGCGAAAGTCGGCGGCTCAGAAGCACTGGTCATTGACATCAAGGCTCGTCGCAACAGCAAGCCCGAATGCCCGGAATGTGGCAAGCGAGGCAAGACATACGACACGCAACCGGCCCGACTGTTCGAGTATGTGCCGATCTGGGCGTTCAAGGTCTTCTTTCGCTACGCTCCCCGTCGGGTTCTGTGCCCAATCCATGGGGTAAAGGTTGAATCCCTCCCCTGGGGGTATGGCAAAGAGCAAATGACGATCTCGTACCAGGTCTATCTTGCCCGGTGGGCTCGGCGACTCTCCTGGAAGGAAGTTGCCGAAATCTTTAAGACCAGTTGGGACAGCATCTTTCGGGCGGTGCAGTATGCTGTCGATTACGGCCTGGCAAACAGAAACCTTGATGGCGTTACGGAAATCGGTGTTGATGAAATTGCCGTCTTCAAGGGCCATCAGTATCTTACGATGGTCTATCAGCTCAATGCCGGCGTCAGGCGTCTTCTCTGGTGTGGTCCGCAACGTCGGATAAGAACGCTACTGCGCTTCTTTCGGGAATTCGGCAAAGAACGCAGCGCCAAGCTCAAGTATGTCTGCAGCGACATGTGGGCACCGTATCTCAAGGTTATCGCCAAGCGGGCACCCAATGCCGTGAACATCCTCGACCGCTTCCACATCATGCGGAAGTTTAACGAAGCGATTGACGAGGTTCGGCGCACCGAAGCCAAGGAGTTCAAGGCCGCCAAGCAGGAGAACGTCCTGGAAAAGGGCCGTTGGTTGCTGCTGAAACGGCCGGAAAATCTGTCCGAGAAGCAGACGTCACGATTGGGAGATTTGCTCAAGCTCAACCTCTCATCAATCAAGGCATATCTGCTGCGCGAGGACTTTCAGCAGTTCTGGGACTACCAGCGGTCTGACTTTGCTGGCAAGTTCCTCGACGACTGGGTCATCAGGACAATGCAAACTGACCTGGAACCGATGAAGAAGGTTGCCAGGATGTTACGCAACCACAAACCGATGATTCTCAACTGGTTCAAGGCAAAAGGCCGACTTTCCAGCGGCGCGGTAGAGGGTCTGAACCTCAAAGCAAAACTGACTATCAGAAAAGCGTACGGTTTCCGAACCATCAAGTGCCTGCAAGTGGCGCTATATCACACACTTGGCGACTTGCCAGAACCCCTGTGTCACCACAGATTCTGCTAAAGAGCCTTAAATTGAAACCGACAGCAGCTAGGATTTCCTTAGTCCATGTGAACGGAACCCGGCATTTGCGGTAGAAACTCTTCCTGAGATTCCAGCCACTG contains the following coding sequences:
- a CDS encoding VOC family protein — translated: MDKPAKNTICLWYDGDAEDAAWFYAQTFPDSSVGAVYRAPGDFPSGKKGDVLTVEFTVMGIPCLGLNGGPEVKHNEAFSFQVATVDQAETDRYWNAIVGNGGQESVCGWCKDKWGVSWQITPIALTKAVTDPDTATAKRAFDAMMQMKKIDIAAIEAARRG
- a CDS encoding ISL3-like element ISGme6 family transposase, with the protein product MLIKTVLNKFERFKSFIYGDCRLAKVGGSEALVIDIKARRNSKPECPECGKRGKTYDTQPARLFEYVPIWAFKVFFRYAPRRVLCPIHGVKVESLPWGYGKEQMTISYQVYLARWARRLSWKEVAEIFKTSWDSIFRAVQYAVDYGLANRNLDGVTEIGVDEIAVFKGHQYLTMVYQLNAGVRRLLWCGPQRRIRTLLRFFREFGKERSAKLKYVCSDMWAPYLKVIAKRAPNAVNILDRFHIMRKFNEAIDEVRRTEAKEFKAAKQENVLEKGRWLLLKRPENLSEKQTSRLGDLLKLNLSSIKAYLLREDFQQFWDYQRSDFAGKFLDDWVIRTMQTDLEPMKKVARMLRNHKPMILNWFKAKGRLSSGAVEGLNLKAKLTIRKAYGFRTIKCLQVALYHTLGDLPEPLCHHRFC
- the trpB gene encoding tryptophan synthase subunit beta, which produces MKLPDKQGHFGQFGGRYVPETLMPALLELEKAYNHYKNDREFKEEFDYYLRQYVGRPNPLYFAEKLTQKLGGAKIYLKREDLNHTGAHKVNNTIGQGLLAKRMGKKRVIAETGAGQHGVATATIAALFGMECEVFMGEEDIRRQALNVFRMKLLGAKVTPVTAGTATLKDAMNEAMRNWVTYIHNTFYVIGTVAGPHPYPVMVRDFQSVIGREAKAQHKKIEGRLPDVLVACVGGGSNALGLFYPFLNDREVRMVGVEAAGHGIASGAHAAPLCAGTVGVLHGNKTYLLQDEFGQIANAHSVSAGLDYPGVGPEHAWLKDSRRAEYVSVTDDEALEAFTLLTREEGIMPALESSHAIAHVVKLAPTLPREQTIVACLSGRGDKDIHTVADAMGVQF